One Mycobacteroides abscessus ATCC 19977 genomic window carries:
- a CDS encoding helix-turn-helix transcriptional regulator gives MTASRSGPSQVLVLRGQAGVGKTALLRYVLGKASGQLIAQASGIQSEMELAFAGLQQFCAPLTKYSGAIPDPQREALTIAFGTRSGPPPDRFLIGLAVLSLLAAAAEHQPVLCVIDDAQWLDRVSLQTLAFVTRRLGSEPVAMLFAVRDGTDSELAGLPELTVHGLRAADAGTLLDSVIPGLLDERVRDRIVAETQGNPLALLELPRDMTAEELAGGFGWPDGGRLAGQIEQTFLRRVQQLPAHTQTLLLAAATDPLGDVTLLARAAQQLGIPMHAIAPAEAADLVELSTRVRFRHPLVRSAVYISANPLERRRIHGVLAGATDPGADPDRRAWHRAHAAAGTDEAIAWELEQSAGRAQAKGGVLAAAAFLQRATELTADPAARGRRALAAAQSKYDAAAFDAARELLGVADMTPLDPLARARATRLRAKIAFAESRVGAFGSVTVSEAAIGLVEAARCLENLDDNLARETYLDAVGAAMYGGRLCPRGGAVEVAEPARLAPAGAQPARPSDLLLDGLARRITHGAAASAQTLGEALTLIRCEADRPANTSWMEQAFPIALESATHEVWDDDMWHHLATRAVHIAREVGALSLLPAALIYRAGMHVHAGELDAAAELVQEADAISAATGHAPIRYHSLILAAWRGSEPTAIRLIDEAMRDGAARGEGRLLGAMGYAAGVLNNSLGRYELAFMAARRACEHEDLGLYSWCLIELIEAAVRCGEHDTAVKAFGQLEERALAAQSDWSQGMVARSRALITVGHDAEPHYREAIQRLTNTRISAHLARAHLIYGEWLRRCNRRSDARTELTAAHGSFVNMGTAAFAERAERELRATGAKVRKRSASSEKALTAQEAQIARMAGQGLTNQEIAAQLFISSHTVEWHLRKVFAKRGITSRRQLRSGR, from the coding sequence ATGACGGCCTCCCGCTCAGGGCCCAGCCAGGTTCTCGTGCTGCGCGGCCAAGCTGGTGTCGGCAAGACGGCGCTGTTGCGGTACGTGCTGGGGAAAGCATCGGGGCAACTGATCGCCCAGGCCTCCGGCATTCAATCGGAGATGGAGCTGGCCTTCGCGGGATTACAACAGTTCTGCGCGCCCCTGACGAAGTACTCCGGGGCGATACCCGACCCGCAGCGTGAGGCACTCACCATCGCGTTCGGAACCCGTAGCGGCCCCCCGCCCGATCGCTTTCTGATCGGATTGGCGGTGCTGAGCCTGCTGGCAGCGGCCGCCGAGCATCAGCCCGTGCTGTGCGTGATCGACGACGCACAATGGCTTGACCGGGTCTCCCTGCAGACCCTGGCCTTTGTCACCCGGCGCCTGGGCAGTGAACCGGTCGCCATGCTGTTCGCGGTACGTGACGGCACCGATAGCGAACTCGCCGGGCTGCCCGAACTCACCGTGCACGGCCTGCGCGCGGCCGACGCCGGCACGCTGCTGGACTCGGTCATCCCAGGGCTCCTCGATGAACGTGTTCGCGACCGCATCGTGGCCGAGACGCAAGGCAACCCGCTGGCACTGCTGGAACTGCCCCGGGACATGACCGCCGAAGAGCTGGCCGGCGGTTTCGGGTGGCCGGACGGCGGTCGGCTGGCGGGGCAGATCGAGCAGACGTTCCTCCGGCGAGTCCAACAGCTTCCCGCGCACACCCAAACACTATTGCTGGCCGCGGCAACCGATCCGCTCGGCGACGTGACGTTGTTGGCGCGCGCCGCCCAACAGCTCGGAATTCCGATGCATGCGATCGCACCCGCCGAGGCGGCCGATCTTGTGGAGCTGAGCACCCGGGTGCGCTTCCGCCATCCGTTGGTGCGTTCGGCTGTCTACATCAGCGCAAATCCCTTGGAACGCAGAAGAATTCATGGCGTCCTGGCCGGCGCCACGGACCCGGGCGCCGATCCCGATCGTCGGGCATGGCACCGCGCGCATGCGGCCGCGGGTACCGATGAGGCCATCGCGTGGGAGTTGGAGCAGTCCGCCGGCCGCGCTCAGGCCAAGGGCGGCGTCTTGGCTGCTGCCGCGTTCCTACAGCGCGCGACCGAACTCACCGCGGATCCGGCGGCGCGGGGCCGGCGGGCGCTGGCCGCCGCCCAGTCGAAATACGACGCGGCCGCCTTTGACGCCGCCCGCGAGCTGCTCGGCGTTGCGGACATGACCCCGCTGGATCCGTTGGCACGAGCCCGTGCGACACGACTGCGCGCGAAGATCGCATTCGCCGAAAGCCGGGTGGGCGCTTTCGGTTCCGTCACCGTGTCCGAAGCCGCAATCGGCCTGGTGGAGGCTGCTAGATGCCTGGAAAACCTCGATGACAACCTGGCCCGGGAAACCTACCTGGACGCGGTGGGCGCCGCCATGTACGGCGGCCGGCTGTGCCCCCGTGGAGGCGCCGTAGAGGTGGCCGAACCGGCCCGTCTGGCGCCCGCCGGGGCGCAGCCCGCAAGACCCTCGGACCTGCTACTCGACGGCCTTGCCCGGCGAATCACGCATGGCGCCGCGGCGAGTGCGCAGACACTGGGCGAAGCGCTCACACTCATCCGCTGTGAAGCCGACCGTCCGGCGAACACCAGCTGGATGGAGCAGGCGTTTCCCATCGCCCTCGAATCCGCCACCCATGAAGTGTGGGACGACGACATGTGGCATCACCTCGCCACGCGTGCGGTCCATATCGCCCGTGAAGTCGGCGCCCTCTCGCTGCTGCCGGCAGCTCTCATCTATCGCGCGGGTATGCACGTGCACGCCGGCGAGCTCGACGCCGCGGCCGAACTGGTCCAGGAGGCCGACGCCATCTCGGCCGCGACAGGCCACGCACCCATCAGGTACCACTCCTTGATCCTGGCGGCCTGGCGCGGTAGCGAGCCCACGGCTATTCGGCTGATCGATGAGGCCATGCGCGATGGGGCGGCCCGAGGCGAGGGCAGACTGCTCGGCGCGATGGGCTACGCGGCCGGGGTGCTCAACAACAGCCTCGGCCGCTACGAGCTCGCCTTTATGGCGGCACGAAGAGCTTGTGAGCATGAGGATCTCGGGTTATACAGCTGGTGCCTGATCGAATTGATCGAGGCGGCCGTGCGCTGCGGCGAGCACGACACCGCGGTGAAGGCATTCGGCCAACTCGAAGAGCGCGCATTGGCCGCACAAAGCGACTGGTCTCAGGGGATGGTGGCACGCTCCCGTGCACTGATCACCGTCGGCCATGACGCCGAGCCCCACTACCGGGAGGCGATCCAGCGACTCACCAACACGAGGATTTCCGCCCACCTCGCCCGTGCCCACCTGATTTACGGCGAGTGGTTGCGCCGTTGCAATCGACGCTCGGACGCCCGCACGGAACTCACAGCGGCACACGGAAGTTTCGTCAACATGGGCACGGCGGCCTTCGCCGAACGCGCCGAACGCGAGCTTCGCGCCACCGGCGCGAAGGTCCGGAAGCGTTCTGCCAGTTCAGAAAAGGCGCTGACAGCGCAAGAGGCGCAGATCGCCCGAATGGCAGGCCAGGGCTTGACCAATCAGGAGATCGCCGCCCAGCTGTTCATCAGCTCGCACACTGTGGAGTGGCATCTGCGGAAAGTATTCGCCAAGCGCGGCATCACCTCTCGCAGGCAACTGCGCAGTGGCCGCTAG
- a CDS encoding electron transfer flavoprotein subunit alpha/FixB family protein, with the protein MAEVLVLVEHSEGALKKVSAELITAARVLGEPSAVVAGPAGTAAPLIDGLKEAGAAKIYVAESDVVDSYLVTPKVDILAALAETASPAGILIAATTEGKEVAGRLAARLGSGLLTDVVEVREGGKALHSIFGGAFTVEAQANGDAPVITVRPGAVEAAPAAGAGEQVAVEVPAPAENATKVTSRQPVVGGDRPELTEASIVVSGGRGVGSADKFSVVEALADSLGAAVGASRAAVDSGYYPGQFQVGQTGKTVSPQLYIALGISGAIQHRAGMQTSKTIVAVNKDEEAPIFEIADFGVVGDLFNVAPQLTDAVKARKG; encoded by the coding sequence ATGGCTGAAGTACTTGTGCTCGTTGAGCATTCAGAGGGTGCGCTGAAGAAGGTCAGCGCCGAGCTCATCACCGCCGCCCGCGTCCTGGGCGAGCCCTCGGCCGTCGTTGCCGGTCCCGCCGGTACCGCCGCGCCGCTGATCGACGGACTCAAGGAGGCCGGCGCCGCCAAGATCTACGTCGCCGAGTCCGATGTCGTCGACAGCTACCTGGTGACCCCTAAGGTCGACATCCTTGCTGCGCTGGCCGAAACCGCCAGCCCCGCGGGCATCCTGATCGCCGCCACCACCGAGGGCAAAGAGGTCGCCGGACGTCTGGCCGCACGCCTGGGCTCGGGCCTGCTGACCGACGTGGTCGAGGTCCGTGAGGGTGGCAAGGCTCTGCACTCGATCTTCGGTGGCGCGTTCACCGTTGAGGCCCAGGCCAACGGCGATGCCCCTGTCATCACGGTGCGTCCGGGTGCGGTGGAAGCTGCGCCTGCCGCCGGTGCGGGCGAGCAGGTCGCCGTCGAGGTACCCGCGCCCGCCGAGAACGCCACCAAGGTCACCTCTCGCCAGCCGGTGGTCGGCGGCGACCGTCCGGAGCTCACCGAGGCCAGCATCGTCGTGTCCGGCGGTCGTGGTGTCGGTAGCGCCGACAAGTTCAGCGTCGTGGAGGCTCTGGCCGACTCGCTCGGTGCCGCCGTCGGCGCCTCGCGTGCCGCCGTCGACTCGGGCTACTACCCGGGCCAGTTCCAGGTGGGTCAGACCGGTAAGACTGTGTCGCCTCAGCTGTACATCGCCCTGGGTATCTCGGGCGCCATCCAGCACCGCGCCGGTATGCAGACGTCGAAGACCATCGTCGCGGTCAACAAGGACGAGGAAGCCCCCATCTTCGAGATCGCCGACTTCGGCGTGGTGGGCGATCTGTTCAACGTCGCACCGCAGCTCACCGACGCCGTGAAGGCCCGCAAGGGCTAA
- a CDS encoding electron transfer flavoprotein subunit beta/FixA family protein: MTNIAVLIKQVPDTWSERKLTDGDFTLDREAADAVLDEINERAVEEALLIKEREGGDSVVTVVSAGPEKATEAIRKALSMGADKAVHLLDPGLHGSDAIQTGWALARALGQVEGVELVIAGNEATDGRSGAIPAIIAEYLGLPQLTHLRKLTVEGGVVKGERETDEGVFEVEATLPAIVSVTEKINEPRFPSFKGIMAAKKKEVAVLTLAEIGVEADEVGVANAGSTVLSSTPKAAKTAGEKITDEGEGGTKVAEFLVAQKII; the protein is encoded by the coding sequence ATGACGAACATCGCGGTCCTGATCAAGCAGGTCCCAGACACGTGGTCGGAGCGCAAGCTCACCGACGGTGACTTCACGCTCGACCGGGAAGCCGCCGACGCGGTGCTGGACGAGATCAACGAGCGTGCCGTTGAAGAAGCGCTGCTCATCAAGGAGCGCGAGGGCGGCGACTCGGTCGTGACCGTGGTCTCCGCCGGACCGGAAAAGGCCACCGAGGCCATCCGCAAGGCGCTGTCCATGGGGGCCGATAAGGCAGTTCACCTGCTCGACCCGGGTCTGCACGGATCCGACGCCATTCAGACCGGCTGGGCCCTGGCCCGCGCGCTGGGTCAGGTCGAGGGTGTTGAGCTGGTTATCGCCGGTAACGAGGCAACTGACGGCCGCTCGGGCGCCATTCCGGCGATCATCGCCGAGTACCTGGGCCTGCCGCAGCTGACCCACCTGCGCAAGCTGACCGTCGAAGGTGGCGTCGTCAAGGGCGAGCGTGAGACCGACGAGGGCGTGTTCGAGGTCGAGGCCACCCTGCCGGCGATCGTCAGCGTCACCGAGAAGATCAACGAGCCCCGCTTCCCGTCCTTCAAGGGCATCATGGCCGCCAAGAAGAAGGAAGTCGCCGTGCTGACCCTCGCCGAGATCGGCGTGGAGGCCGACGAGGTGGGCGTCGCGAACGCCGGGTCCACCGTGCTGTCCTCGACCCCCAAGGCCGCCAAGACCGCGGGCGAGAAGATCACCGACGAGGGCGAGGGCGGCACCAAGGTCGCCGAATTCCTGGTTGCCCAAAAGATCATCTAA
- a CDS encoding class I SAM-dependent methyltransferase, with protein MNSHLTDPHPADPLRTSGPSAEDPDATLALTGERTVPGIAEENYWFRRHEVVYERLSSLCAGRRVLEAGSGEGYGADMLAQVAQHVIGLDYDESAIAHVKARYPRVDMRAGNLADLPLADGSVDVVVNFQVIEHLWDQGQFIRECARVLRPGGSLLISTPNRITFSPGRDTPLNPFHTRELNGAELTELLEENGFSLESMNGVFHGPRLRELDAKYGGSIIDAQIERAVAGAPWPQELLADITGLTTEDFEIVDAGERDIDASLDLVAIAVIP; from the coding sequence ATGAACTCGCACCTGACCGACCCGCACCCGGCCGATCCGCTCCGCACAAGCGGCCCATCGGCCGAAGATCCGGACGCCACGCTGGCGCTGACCGGAGAGCGGACCGTGCCCGGCATCGCCGAGGAGAACTACTGGTTCCGCCGCCATGAGGTCGTCTACGAGCGGCTCAGCAGCCTGTGCGCGGGACGTCGCGTGTTGGAGGCGGGCAGCGGTGAGGGCTACGGCGCCGACATGCTGGCGCAAGTGGCCCAGCACGTCATCGGACTGGACTACGACGAGTCTGCGATCGCACACGTGAAGGCTCGCTACCCGCGGGTGGATATGCGGGCCGGAAACCTGGCGGACCTACCACTGGCCGACGGATCGGTGGACGTGGTGGTGAACTTCCAGGTGATCGAACACCTGTGGGATCAGGGCCAGTTCATCCGCGAATGCGCCCGCGTCCTGCGGCCCGGCGGATCGCTTCTGATCAGCACGCCGAATCGCATCACCTTCTCCCCCGGCCGCGACACCCCGCTGAACCCCTTCCACACGCGCGAGCTCAACGGTGCCGAACTCACCGAACTCCTTGAGGAGAACGGGTTCTCACTGGAGTCGATGAACGGAGTTTTTCACGGACCGCGGTTGCGCGAGCTCGACGCCAAATACGGCGGTTCGATCATCGACGCGCAAATCGAGCGCGCCGTCGCGGGCGCGCCGTGGCCGCAGGAGCTACTGGCGGACATCACCGGTCTGACCACCGAGGATTTCGAAATTGTCGACGCCGGTGAGCGCGATATCGACGCGAGCCTGGACCTGGTTGCCATTGCGGTGATTCCGTGA
- a CDS encoding SDR family oxidoreductase, translating to MKITVVGATGQIGSRVVSLLIADGHDVVAASLSSGANVLTGEGLVDALTGSAVVIDVVNSPSFEDGPVMDFFTASARNLVDAAKATGVGHYVALSIVGADGLPESGYMRAKVAQEKIIVGSGLPYTIVRATQFQEFAEAITDTLVVGDEVRVPDARIQLIAVDDVSTQVAHAAAAAPRNGIINIGGPEKFSFADMAGAVLAARGDDRPVVVDSGATYFGTPVDDFSLVTGDDGVLTQTRFADWMARR from the coding sequence ATGAAAATCACAGTTGTCGGTGCTACCGGCCAAATCGGTTCCCGGGTCGTGTCGTTGCTCATCGCGGACGGACATGATGTGGTGGCGGCGTCGTTGTCATCGGGAGCGAATGTGTTGACCGGTGAGGGACTGGTGGACGCGCTGACCGGATCGGCTGTGGTCATTGACGTTGTCAATTCGCCCTCGTTCGAGGACGGACCAGTCATGGACTTCTTCACCGCCTCCGCGCGCAATCTCGTCGACGCCGCGAAGGCGACCGGTGTCGGGCACTATGTCGCCTTGTCCATCGTCGGGGCGGACGGCCTGCCCGAGAGCGGTTACATGCGTGCCAAGGTGGCGCAGGAAAAGATCATCGTCGGCTCGGGCCTGCCGTACACGATCGTGCGCGCGACGCAGTTTCAGGAGTTCGCGGAGGCGATCACCGACACGCTCGTGGTCGGCGACGAGGTACGCGTGCCCGATGCCAGGATCCAGCTGATCGCCGTGGACGACGTCTCCACGCAGGTGGCGCATGCCGCAGCGGCGGCACCTCGCAATGGCATCATCAACATCGGTGGGCCCGAGAAGTTTTCCTTCGCAGATATGGCCGGGGCGGTGCTCGCCGCACGCGGCGACGATCGGCCGGTCGTGGTGGATTCAGGCGCTACCTACTTCGGAACGCCGGTCGATGACTTCAGCCTGGTCACCGGCGACGACGGCGTGCTGACACAGACCCGGTTCGCCGACTGGATGGCACGTCGGTGA